In a genomic window of Bombina bombina isolate aBomBom1 chromosome 8, aBomBom1.pri, whole genome shotgun sequence:
- the LOC128638378 gene encoding group IIE secretory phospholipase A2-like isoform X2 translates to METPLLLILLCVAVTVTHCSLIDFGIMIHKVVQRSPLNYVLYGCHCGYGGRGQPMDNIDWCCHKHDCCFDYMVSIGCKPMNEPYKFTYIDGNLTCDSLQNNLCAQETCECDREATLCFKDHNDKYSQTYRGYKKRWCTGQLPPC, encoded by the exons CTGTGACAGTTACTCATTGTAGCCTTATCGACTTCGGTATAATGATACACAAGGTGGTGCAAAGATCACCCCTAAATTACGTCCTTTATGGGTGTCATTGTGGATATGGAGGAAGGGGACAACCAATGGACAACATTGATTG GTGCTGCCACAAACATGATTGCTGTTTCGATTATATGGTGTCAATTGGCTGTAAACCAATGAATGAACCCTACAAATTTACATACATAGATGGGAACCTGACCTGCG ATTCCCTACAGAATAACTTATGTGCGCAGGAAACCTGCGAATGTGACCGTGAGGCAACTCTCTGCTTCAAAGACCACAATGACAAATACTCACAGACATACAGAGGATACAAGAAGAGATGGTGCACAGGACAGTTACCTCCTTGTTAA